In Candidatus Beckwithbacteria bacterium, the genomic window AGTTAAGTTCAGAATTTTCAAGAATTAAGGCTTTTTGTCCCTGTGAGTTAATATCATCTAAAAGCTCTTGCAATTTATTTCTCATTTTTTTCATAGGATCTAATTGCTTTTTTATTTCCTTTCGGTTCTGATTGGGAGTTAAATCGGAAAATGATGATAATAATTCAGTGGCTTTTATTAATCGAATAGTTTTCTCAAGCGAATTATTTAATGGATTTAAACTTACTATCCCACTAGCTTGAATGATTGAGCCTGTGGAAACTCTGTCAAAATCATTTTCTTTTTGCAGAGTTTGGAGCAATTTTTGATCTTCTAAAGAATTAACGAGTTTGTACAATAAAGATCCTAAAGTATGATATCTGACTTGAGAACTTTCTTGAGATTTGTTTGTACTTTTTTCTCTATCTGAATTCAATTCCGCATCAGCACCTATCTTAAAAAGATTAAAGACACTTGGTATAGAAAAGCCAGCTTTTAGATTCGCTTTTATATCAGAAGATGTTGCGTTTTCATCAACCGTTTTAACCTCTTCCATTATGCTAAACCCATCATCAATTGAGGCTAATGTGTCAAATAGCAAGTTTGAGTCAGCGTATACTGTTACAAATGGAACTTTTAATTTTTTAGTCATACATAATCTTAGCTAGTTAATGGTAATCCAATTACTTTTACTGAGTCGATGCTCTCATATGCTTCTCTAATATTTTTTAAGTGTTTATTCCAGGGGGTGGCTGACGGGTTTCGATCCCGCTACCTCCGCTTCCACAGAGCGGCGCTCTACCAATTGAGCTACAGCCACCATAATCTAATATGTTAAATTCTATAATTTCAAAATCTTGATAGCGCTTTGTCTAGCGGTAGACAAGTCTACCAATTGCCACTCAGGGAGTGGTCACCCTTTGGGTGAAGCTACAGCCATCATATAGCATTTCTAATCAAAATTAGAAATTATGAGGGTTATTATACCTTTTTACGGGCCAGGAGACAAAAGTTTTGACCATTAAAGATAGATAACCGGATTTGCCCCTTAGCAGCAAAGTAGAAGGTGTCTAGGCTAAAACCAGTCTGTTTGACTAAACGTAAAAATTCTCCCGGGAAAAAAGCTTTGCAAAAGCGCCAAACCCGTTTAACGGTTTTTTGACCATCAGAAACTGAATAGGGAACCCAGACAAAGCTAAAGTCGTTATACTGCAATTTTTTGCTAAGTTGGTTAAAATGATATTTCCAAAATCTGGTTTGCCAGAGGTTCCAAATCGAAAACACTGCAAAGCCATCCGCTTTAGTGTGTTTGAAGATCTGTTTCATGACTTCGTGTTGGCGATTTCGGTCCGGAATATGGTGAAAAACTCCCAGACAAAAAACCGCATCAAATTGGCCAATGTTTTTCCAACCATCAGAGGTGGTAATATCACGAACCAGAAAGCGACGCTTGGGAAAACGTTTTTTAGCTTGATCTATTAATACTTGAGAAAAATCTATGCCTAGATAGTAAATTTTTTTACCACCTAGTTCAGTTAAAAGCCGGCCGCTGCCACAACCTACATCCAAAACCCGCATACCTGGCTTAACTTGGGCTACAAATGGTAAAATTTCAGGCCAGAGCCGTTTTTTACGGGTTTCGGCAAAATGAAGGCCAATCGTATTATAATGGTCTTTTACCTGCTGGACTTGTTGATACGGTGATAAAGGCACAATAAAACCTTACGTATTTTTAATATTATTATCTTTAAAATACGTATAAGTATGAAAACTATCAAAGATTTATTATACCAAGATTTAGCTAAAGCCAACTTG contains:
- a CDS encoding methyltransferase domain-containing protein, which codes for MPLSPYQQVQQVKDHYNTIGLHFAETRKKRLWPEILPFVAQVKPGMRVLDVGCGSGRLLTELGGKKIYYLGIDFSQVLIDQAKKRFPKRRFLVRDITTSDGWKNIGQFDAVFCLGVFHHIPDRNRQHEVMKQIFKHTKADGFAVFSIWNLWQTRFWKYHFNQLSKKLQYNDFSFVWVPYSVSDGQKTVKRVWRFCKAFFPGEFLRLVKQTGFSLDTFYFAAKGQIRLSIFNGQNFCLLARKKV